A window of the Thalassospira indica genome harbors these coding sequences:
- a CDS encoding SNF2-related protein — translation MATEYHAKLFAHELSRRHSAADSEKLASTLLDAQVDLNPHQVEAALFAFKSPFSKGAILADEVGLGKTIEAGLLLSQKWTEGKRKIIIIGPANLRKQWSQEIEEKFFLPTMILEAKNYNRMIKDGVRNPFEQKAIVICSFQFAARHADELMLTTWDLAVIDEAHRLRNVYRADNKIGKALKTALENSPKVLLTATPLQNSLMELYGLVSLIDDYAFGDAKSFQSQYARLSADQQFAELKARLKPICHRTLRRQVLEYIRYTNRIPITQEFVPSEQEQTLYDMVSDYLRRPSLNALPSSQRTLMTLIMRKLLASSTFAIAGALDSLARKLERQLKDDAALREAADDDAASQDEISADYDGFEEEAEEWLEDEGEPELLTEDDIAAISSEIDDLRAFRDLAVSISENAKGRSLLQALDAGFAKAQELQAPRKAIIFTESRRTQDYLVRLLSENGFEDKLVLFNGSNADPQSKAIYNAWLEANKNTDKVTGSRTADMRAALVDYFRNRAEIMIATEAAAEGINLQFCSIVVNYDLPWNPQRIEQRIGRCHRYGQQHDVVVINFLNKNNAADQRVYELLAEKFQLFSGVFGASDEVLGAVESGVEFEKRVVGIYQSCRTAEEIETAFERLQEEMAARIDETMQDTRKKLLENFDAEVHDRLKVNLDEAKEYVNRYERMLWQLTKHELRRHADFDDAYLSFTLKKPLAGVSSPVGGYHLTKKGLDGHRYRLGHPLAQHAVDQALGRDLQGAHLTFDYTSWPQKAAALEPFVGQSGILSIEKLSITGIDNQDHTIFSGVTDEGATLPNSAAKRLFELPCKSSSPQDVEAPETVLQELEARKAEVLEELKHQRSAWLAEESQKLEKWAEDKVAAAEKELVDVKNKVKELKRETRSATDPAMQHKLQTQIQTLEKSKRRLRQRIFEVEDEILDKRDAMIAEIEVRLKQTIKSEQLFTIRWTVV, via the coding sequence ATGGCGACTGAGTATCACGCAAAACTGTTTGCGCATGAGCTTAGCCGTCGGCATTCTGCGGCTGATTCAGAGAAGCTTGCCAGCACACTTCTAGACGCTCAGGTCGATCTCAACCCCCATCAGGTCGAGGCAGCTCTCTTCGCCTTTAAGTCGCCATTCTCGAAGGGTGCGATCCTTGCTGACGAAGTCGGCCTAGGGAAAACCATCGAAGCTGGTTTGCTCCTCTCCCAAAAGTGGACTGAGGGTAAGCGCAAAATCATCATCATTGGCCCTGCAAACTTGCGCAAGCAGTGGTCTCAGGAGATCGAAGAGAAGTTTTTCCTCCCGACCATGATTTTGGAGGCCAAGAACTACAATCGTATGATCAAGGACGGGGTGCGAAACCCATTTGAGCAAAAGGCCATTGTCATTTGCTCATTTCAGTTTGCTGCCCGTCACGCTGATGAGCTTATGCTTACCACTTGGGACCTCGCGGTCATCGATGAAGCCCATCGCCTGCGGAACGTCTATCGCGCGGACAACAAGATCGGAAAAGCCCTCAAGACAGCTCTCGAAAATTCCCCGAAGGTCTTGCTTACCGCGACGCCGCTCCAGAACTCTCTCATGGAGCTCTATGGGCTCGTTAGTCTTATTGACGACTACGCATTTGGCGATGCCAAGAGCTTCCAATCTCAATACGCCCGCTTGAGTGCTGACCAGCAGTTTGCCGAGCTAAAGGCGCGACTGAAGCCGATTTGCCATCGGACGCTACGCCGTCAGGTGCTCGAATATATCCGCTATACCAACCGCATTCCCATTACCCAGGAATTCGTTCCGAGCGAGCAAGAGCAGACGCTCTATGACATGGTCTCAGACTATCTTCGTCGTCCTTCGCTGAATGCGCTCCCAAGCAGTCAACGTACGTTGATGACACTGATAATGCGGAAGCTATTGGCATCGAGTACCTTTGCCATCGCTGGCGCGCTCGATAGCCTTGCCCGGAAGCTTGAGCGACAGCTCAAAGATGATGCTGCGCTTCGCGAGGCCGCAGATGATGATGCAGCTTCTCAAGATGAAATCTCGGCTGACTATGATGGATTTGAGGAAGAGGCCGAGGAGTGGCTCGAAGACGAGGGCGAGCCAGAGCTTCTGACTGAAGATGATATTGCAGCCATCTCAAGCGAGATCGATGACCTCCGAGCATTCCGTGATCTAGCCGTTTCAATTTCCGAGAATGCTAAAGGGCGTTCGCTTCTACAGGCTTTGGACGCCGGTTTTGCGAAGGCTCAAGAGCTCCAAGCCCCGCGCAAGGCGATCATCTTCACGGAGTCTCGCCGCACCCAGGATTACCTTGTTCGACTTCTCTCGGAGAACGGCTTCGAAGATAAGCTCGTGCTCTTCAACGGATCGAATGCGGATCCGCAATCTAAGGCTATCTACAATGCGTGGCTGGAGGCGAATAAGAATACCGACAAGGTGACGGGCTCACGTACGGCTGACATGCGTGCGGCTCTCGTGGACTACTTCCGCAACCGCGCTGAAATCATGATTGCTACGGAAGCGGCAGCTGAAGGAATCAACCTTCAGTTTTGTTCAATCGTCGTGAACTACGATCTTCCGTGGAACCCTCAACGCATTGAGCAGCGCATTGGTCGATGCCATCGCTATGGTCAGCAGCATGACGTTGTTGTGATCAATTTCCTCAATAAAAACAATGCGGCGGATCAGCGCGTTTATGAGCTCCTAGCGGAGAAGTTTCAGCTCTTTTCGGGCGTCTTTGGAGCGAGCGATGAGGTTCTGGGCGCTGTTGAGTCTGGAGTCGAATTCGAGAAGCGAGTGGTGGGCATCTACCAGAGCTGTCGGACGGCTGAAGAAATCGAAACGGCTTTTGAGCGCCTTCAGGAGGAGATGGCGGCTCGCATCGACGAGACGATGCAAGACACCCGCAAGAAGCTCCTCGAAAACTTCGACGCCGAAGTTCACGACCGCCTCAAGGTCAATCTCGATGAAGCCAAGGAATATGTGAACCGCTATGAGCGTATGCTCTGGCAGCTCACCAAGCACGAATTGCGCAGGCACGCTGATTTTGACGACGCATATCTGAGTTTCACACTCAAGAAGCCGCTTGCCGGCGTGTCATCTCCTGTTGGCGGCTATCACCTTACAAAGAAGGGGCTAGATGGTCATCGCTACCGGCTTGGTCATCCGCTCGCTCAACATGCTGTTGACCAGGCTCTTGGGCGCGACCTGCAAGGCGCTCACTTGACATTCGACTATACCTCTTGGCCACAGAAGGCCGCTGCTTTGGAGCCGTTTGTGGGCCAGTCAGGCATTTTGTCGATTGAAAAGCTATCAATCACTGGCATCGACAATCAGGACCATACGATTTTCTCAGGCGTGACTGATGAAGGCGCTACCTTGCCGAATTCGGCCGCAAAGCGCTTGTTCGAATTGCCTTGCAAGTCGTCTTCGCCTCAAGATGTGGAAGCACCCGAAACCGTGCTTCAGGAGCTGGAGGCTCGGAAGGCCGAAGTCCTCGAAGAGCTGAAGCACCAGCGTTCGGCATGGCTGGCCGAAGAGAGCCAGAAGCTGGAGAAGTGGGCAGAGGATAAGGTCGCTGCGGCTGAGAAGGAGCTCGTCGACGTTAAGAACAAGGTCAAAGAGCTCAAGCGTGAAACCCGGTCGGCTACCGATCCAGCGATGCAGCACAAGCTTCAAACCCAAATCCAGACACTCGAAAAATCGAAGCGTCGGCTTCGTCAGCGTATTTTCGAGGTCGAGGACGAAATCTTGGATAAGCGGGACGCGATGATCGCAGAAATCGAGGTGCGCCTCAAACAGACAATCAAATCAGAGCAGCTTTTCACCATCCGGTGGACGGTTGTTTAA
- a CDS encoding helix-turn-helix domain-containing protein, whose translation MTDDIWTIKELSAYLKLKEKTAYALVAKGEIPGFKVGGSWRFRQSAIDEWIDEKAKQTGGKSEHGD comes from the coding sequence ATGACCGACGATATTTGGACGATCAAAGAGCTGTCAGCCTACCTCAAACTGAAGGAGAAAACCGCCTATGCGCTTGTCGCAAAAGGGGAAATTCCCGGCTTTAAGGTAGGAGGAAGCTGGCGCTTCAGGCAGTCTGCGATTGACGAATGGATCGACGAGAAAGCGAAACAAACCGGAGGAAAGAGCGAGCATGGCGACTGA
- a CDS encoding type IV secretory system conjugative DNA transfer family protein, which produces MGFIRTLILSLYAMLTLCWKLLPIVGALAGYALFAPPAWLGGIMAAVLGLAGYLAKCTASAVFYKPDTHGSARFAGLADARKGKLLTGKGLILGRKHGRMLRYRGEGHLLTFAPTRSGKGVGCVIPNLLDYQGSVVVTDIKGENSDIARAYRATLGPVYELAPLGGAKANRATFNPLDFIRITTAYEVDDARLIAEMLVVPEHAQPNHWEREARTLITGLLLYIRHHWDLLEQNLGTLRDLLMQDSEEFELLLAKMAMSHQENVARIARGFSQKEPKERSAVISTAQGATELFESPELRTATERSSFSFESLKDDVGSVFIIVPPEYLEAYRPFLRLMTGLATVAMTRNMAKPAQPVLFMLDELPALGYMRPIEEGIGYLAGYGAKLWLFVQDLDQLQKTYPKARSMIANCAVRQAFNVQDPETAKLLSDMLGTATVRMHSEGQSSSLPFNLVAGSFHSGAFEGARQLMTTGEILTMKARNQLVFVQGFPAFRARKIRYFDWWEWQLRARLKNENR; this is translated from the coding sequence ATGGGCTTCATACGCACCCTTATCCTGTCGCTCTACGCGATGCTGACCCTTTGCTGGAAACTTCTGCCGATTGTCGGCGCACTAGCTGGCTATGCCCTTTTCGCGCCACCCGCGTGGCTTGGCGGGATCATGGCCGCTGTGCTTGGTCTTGCTGGCTATCTTGCAAAATGCACGGCTTCTGCCGTCTTCTACAAGCCTGACACCCATGGTTCGGCGCGCTTCGCGGGGCTGGCGGATGCCCGAAAGGGTAAGCTGCTGACCGGCAAGGGCCTTATTTTGGGCCGCAAGCATGGCCGAATGTTGCGCTACCGAGGTGAAGGCCACTTGCTGACTTTCGCACCAACGCGAAGCGGTAAGGGTGTCGGCTGTGTCATTCCCAATTTGCTCGACTACCAAGGCTCGGTGGTTGTGACCGACATCAAGGGTGAGAACAGCGACATTGCCCGCGCATACCGCGCAACCCTAGGGCCAGTTTACGAGCTTGCACCACTCGGCGGCGCGAAGGCGAACCGCGCGACGTTCAACCCGCTCGATTTCATCCGCATAACGACTGCCTATGAGGTCGATGACGCACGCCTCATCGCCGAAATGCTGGTGGTGCCCGAACACGCCCAGCCGAACCACTGGGAACGCGAAGCGCGAACGCTTATCACCGGCCTGCTTCTCTATATCAGGCACCATTGGGACTTGCTGGAGCAGAACCTCGGCACGCTGCGTGACCTGCTGATGCAGGACAGCGAGGAATTCGAACTGCTGCTGGCGAAGATGGCAATGAGCCATCAGGAAAACGTCGCCCGTATTGCGCGCGGGTTTAGTCAGAAAGAGCCGAAGGAACGGTCGGCGGTAATCTCGACGGCACAAGGGGCGACCGAACTATTCGAGAGTCCTGAATTGCGGACAGCAACGGAACGCTCATCCTTCAGCTTTGAGAGCCTGAAGGATGATGTGGGTTCGGTGTTCATCATAGTGCCGCCAGAGTATCTCGAAGCCTACCGCCCATTCCTGCGGCTAATGACTGGCCTGGCCACCGTGGCGATGACACGGAACATGGCCAAGCCAGCTCAGCCGGTGCTGTTCATGCTCGATGAGCTGCCAGCGCTTGGGTATATGCGCCCTATCGAGGAAGGCATTGGCTATTTGGCCGGATATGGCGCGAAACTGTGGTTGTTCGTGCAAGATTTGGATCAGCTCCAGAAGACCTATCCGAAAGCGCGCTCGATGATCGCCAACTGCGCGGTGCGGCAGGCCTTCAACGTGCAAGACCCCGAAACCGCCAAGCTACTGTCGGACATGTTGGGAACGGCAACGGTTCGGATGCACTCAGAAGGCCAAAGCTCGTCCCTACCGTTCAATCTCGTCGCTGGCTCTTTCCATTCAGGTGCTTTTGAAGGCGCGCGCCAGCTGATGACGACCGGTGAAATTCTGACGATGAAAGCCAGGAACCAACTGGTGTTCGTTCAAGGCTTCCCGGCCTTTCGTGCCCGCAAAATCCGCTACTTCGACTGGTGGGAGTGGCAATTAAGAGCGAGGCTCAAGAATGAAAATCGCTGA
- a CDS encoding relaxase/mobilization nuclease domain-containing protein: MRFKIPSKQPAAFKSSALYLAGRTNGLSTDRVAWMEARNLETTDPLAASAIMEATAAQNLRCKKPVYHFVLSFDPKDARRGKLPPEVLREIAGEAIERMGLTEHQMLVYAHKDTKHPHMHFLINRVHPTIGKAFDRHNDGRRLTELCREIARERELNIPRDKERIRELEKVDDFDLVESLDTPTEGEYWQAKREEREPQIAMGKGEVKALREKVQGHFYNAKDWHDLTARLGAQGVFLQRKGQGLVLAKGERFAKLSQMGKGVRLTELEDRFGERFDVFMAERMKDLARDDAPEAQIPGYENMTPAEQRRAKKLREAQLAVERKNADAVLEVDAADLDYNYWKGVEAVYRAGERRISRLERDRGWLKKTLPNYEAREKASEAQFNQSLFDIFRNPEKAAERWLKLEQTFGVADAERMVKKNANLLGRMNGARYLGADTEARGNAKRAFRKLHLKRRRWREQQLKLGHHRDRIEANRRALRIALNDFAMLRLRADVPFELREIMKEKAMRRAKALTRATDKAILASNLAEDRKMELLRARRTYMERKRERERDRDYNRTQGLDYLDR; this comes from the coding sequence ATGCGGTTCAAGATTCCATCCAAGCAGCCTGCTGCCTTTAAATCATCGGCGCTATATCTGGCGGGCCGCACAAACGGGCTCTCCACTGATCGCGTGGCATGGATGGAAGCCCGAAACCTTGAGACGACCGATCCCTTGGCCGCGTCCGCCATCATGGAAGCGACCGCCGCGCAGAACCTTCGCTGCAAGAAGCCTGTCTATCATTTTGTCCTGTCCTTCGATCCGAAGGATGCGCGACGGGGCAAGCTACCGCCAGAAGTGCTGCGTGAGATTGCGGGCGAGGCCATCGAGCGCATGGGGCTGACCGAGCATCAGATGCTTGTCTATGCCCACAAGGACACCAAGCATCCCCACATGCACTTCCTGATAAACAGGGTGCATCCTACCATCGGCAAAGCTTTCGACCGTCACAATGATGGGCGTAGGCTGACGGAGCTTTGCAGAGAAATTGCCCGAGAGCGTGAGCTCAATATCCCGCGCGATAAGGAACGCATTCGCGAACTAGAGAAGGTGGACGACTTCGATTTGGTCGAAAGCCTCGATACGCCAACAGAGGGTGAATATTGGCAGGCCAAGCGCGAAGAACGAGAACCTCAGATTGCCATGGGCAAGGGTGAGGTCAAAGCCCTACGAGAGAAGGTGCAGGGCCACTTCTATAATGCAAAGGATTGGCATGACCTCACCGCACGGTTGGGGGCGCAAGGCGTCTTCCTGCAACGCAAAGGTCAGGGGCTTGTGCTCGCCAAGGGTGAGCGCTTCGCCAAGCTCTCGCAGATGGGCAAGGGCGTTCGGCTGACCGAGCTGGAGGATCGCTTCGGTGAGCGGTTCGACGTGTTCATGGCCGAGCGCATGAAAGACCTCGCACGGGATGACGCGCCGGAGGCGCAGATCCCAGGCTACGAGAACATGACGCCTGCCGAACAGCGCCGTGCTAAGAAACTTCGCGAAGCCCAGCTTGCCGTTGAGCGCAAGAATGCAGACGCCGTGCTGGAGGTGGATGCCGCTGACTTAGACTACAACTACTGGAAAGGGGTCGAGGCGGTCTATCGGGCTGGTGAGCGTCGCATCTCGCGGCTTGAGCGTGATCGCGGCTGGCTGAAGAAGACGTTGCCGAATTACGAAGCCCGCGAAAAGGCTTCAGAGGCTCAATTCAACCAGTCCTTGTTCGACATCTTCCGCAACCCGGAAAAGGCAGCGGAACGCTGGTTGAAGCTGGAACAGACCTTTGGTGTCGCCGACGCCGAGCGCATGGTGAAGAAAAACGCCAACCTGCTTGGTCGGATGAACGGGGCACGATACCTAGGGGCAGACACCGAGGCGCGAGGGAACGCGAAACGAGCCTTCCGAAAGCTGCATCTGAAACGCCGTCGCTGGCGGGAGCAGCAACTCAAACTTGGGCATCATCGCGACCGTATCGAGGCCAACCGCCGTGCCTTGCGGATTGCACTCAATGACTTCGCCATGCTGCGATTGCGCGCCGATGTGCCGTTTGAATTGCGGGAAATCATGAAGGAGAAGGCGATGCGCCGCGCCAAGGCACTGACGCGCGCCACGGATAAGGCCATTCTCGCCAGCAATCTTGCTGAAGATCGCAAAATGGAATTGCTCCGCGCCCGTCGCACCTACATGGAGCGAAAGCGGGAACGCGAGCGTGACCGGGACTACAATCGCACCCAGGGGCTCGACTATCTGGATCGATAG
- a CDS encoding plasmid mobilization protein: MARPRKAPEDQRTRVLSVRLTADEYARVEAMARDAGMLAGPYARTTILDKRPRSKPVTNLVFEKLLYELTSIATNFRQLHDATGDERYLKMARYVGGHMVERLLGRNDLIGLIEEQLEPLNGAGHAINGLARRANSGADLDPEDRKWAMQGLKLALAPLEEALGEGSQETDG; the protein is encoded by the coding sequence ATGGCGCGACCCAGAAAGGCTCCAGAAGACCAGCGCACCCGCGTGCTCAGCGTGCGGCTGACGGCTGATGAATACGCCCGCGTGGAGGCCATGGCGCGAGACGCTGGAATGCTTGCTGGACCCTATGCCCGCACCACCATTCTGGACAAGCGGCCGCGCTCCAAACCCGTGACCAATCTGGTGTTCGAAAAGCTCCTCTACGAGCTGACATCCATCGCCACGAACTTCCGCCAGCTTCACGATGCGACCGGCGACGAACGCTACCTGAAAATGGCGCGCTACGTTGGCGGTCACATGGTGGAAAGGCTGCTTGGTCGGAATGATCTCATCGGCCTCATCGAGGAACAACTCGAACCACTCAACGGTGCTGGTCATGCAATCAATGGGCTTGCCCGCCGCGCCAACTCAGGTGCTGACCTTGACCCCGAAGATCGCAAATGGGCCATGCAAGGTTTGAAGCTGGCGCTCGCACCGTTGGAAGAAGCGCTGGGCGAGGGCAGTCAAGAGACAGACGGGTAG